The nucleotide sequence GGCTGCGCCGAAGTGATTAATGTTACCGACTTAACGAAAACATTTGGCAAGCATCAAGTATTGAAAGGGATTACGACCCAAGTGGCCGAAGGAGAGGTCGTCGCCTTAATTGGGCCATCTGGTTCTGGTAAGTCTACCTTTCTACGATGTCTTAATCTGCTTGAAACTCCGACATCCGGTACGATTACGATAGATGGAGTAGAGCTCACCCATTCTGGAACTGAAATTGCACAAGTACGTCAGAGGATCGGTATGGTGTTCCAGCACTTTCATCTTTTCCCGCACATGACGGTGCTTGATAATATTACTTTTGCACCTATTGAAGTGAAGGGTCTCACGATAGAAGCAGCACAATCGAAGGCTTATCAGCTGCTCGATCGAATTGGACTGTCTGATAAGGCGAATAGCTATCCCTCCCGTCTCTCTGGCGGACAGAAACAACGTGTTGCCATCGCACGAAGTCTGGCTATGGAGCCTGATATCATGCTCTTTGATGAACCGACCTCCGCACTCGACCCCGAGATGGTTAAAGAGGTGCTGAATGTCATCCGCAGTCTTGCTGATAGCGGCATGACTATGCTCATTGTGACTCACGAGATGAAGTTTGCCCGTGAAGCGGCAGATACGATCTACTTCATGGATGACGGTAAACTTATTGAGAGAGCGACTCCAGAGCAGTTCTTCAACAATCCGCAAAGCGAACGCGCTGCTCGTTTCCTTGAACAAGTCTTATAAACAGTAGGATACGATAGTAGGTTGTCTCATAATGTCGATTTAGCTTACTTCAACGATTGTAGCCGAACTACCGCTTGCACGCGATCGAAGACATCCAGCTTATTATAAAGATTGCTTACATAATTGCGAGTAGTACCTTCAGATATGAATAAAGCTGCAGCAATTTCACGATTGCTGTGGCCCTTCATCAACAGATCGGCGATTTCCCGCTCTCGATCCGAGAGTTGAATGTGCTCATTCGAAATAGGAGCTGGCTGCCGATCAGCAGTCAGCTGCGATATTTTCATCGCAAGTCTAGCTGCAACCGCTGTAGGCATAATAAACTGCCCTGTTACCGTATCACGAATCGCGGTAATCATCTTATCGGCTTCCATATCTTTAAGCAAATAACCGCTTGCACCGTTCGCTATACCCTCTATGATGTAATTGTCTTCGAGGAACGTAGACAGAATAAGAATGAACGTTTCAGGATAAGACTGTTTAATTTTCTTTAGCGCTGTAATCCCATCCATAATAGGCATCTGAATATCCATCATAACGAGATCAGGGCGAAGCCTGGCCGTCATTTCACACGCTTCTTCTCCGTTGTGAGCCAGTCCAACAATGGAGAAGTCGTCCTCTAGCTCCAAAATGGTTCTTAATCCTTCCCTGGTCAGCATCTGATCATCCGCAATTATCATTGTTATCATTTCTTGTGCCCTCCTATAATCATCATGCAGTATAAGGAATATAAATTTTCAATGTACAGCCGTTATCTGGATCAGCTTCAATGTGCAAGTTGCCTTTCAATTGTTGCACGCGATCTCTCATCATCCTAAGTCCAAACCCCATTTCAAGGTTAGTAGCACCTGTACCATTATCTTCAAGCTTGAAGTGTAGTGCTGAGCCCTCGTCCTGTAAGCTAACGTTAAATTGGGTAGCGCCACCATGCCTTATTCCATTCGTTAAACCTTCCTGAAGCGCATGGTAGATAACCTTCTTATGAATGAGCGATACGTGCGAAATAGGTGCAAGTGATGCATGAATTCCTGTCCCCGTATTGTGCTCTGTATCCTCAATGAGCTGCAGCAGTGCCTCTCCAATCTCATAATATTTATCTTCCTTTAGCATATGGACGGAATTGCGAATTTCGTTCAAGCTATGTCGAACTAGATCCTGCGCTTCTTTCAGCCGTGAAACAGCGCTATCCATATCCTTATGCAGTAACCGTTTGCCAGCTTCAATTTGCAAAATCGTTGATGTGAGCGTGTGACCGACGATATCGTGGATTTCCTGAGCAATACGATTCCGTTCTGCATATACGGTCATCTCCGCTAATGCCTCGGATGTCGCTTTCATCGACTTTTCCAATGTGTGCGTACGCTCGACAACTTGATCTTCCAAGCTGTTTTTCAGTATCTGCATATCAGAAAACAACTTCGCATTCGCTATTGAAATCGCACATTGGGAGCTTAGTAGCTTGAGCACATCCAACCGTTCTTCTGTAAATACGCCCGGAGCGAGATTATTCGCCAAGTACAGCAGGCAAATTAGCTTATTCTGATGCATAATCGGCAAGCATACGACGGACCTTAGCTCGTGATGCTTAATGTATGCATTTCGTTCAAACATTCCATTTCGAGCGGCATCATGAAGCACAACTTCGTCTTTCGTTCTTACCGTATAATCGATGATTGCCATAGGGATGAGATGCTCTGCCTTATCCAAGGGTATAGATTCAATATGTAATTGATCTGCAGTCCCATAGGCTTCAACCACCCACCGATCATCATAATTCATGATGAGCGCACCATATTCCGCCCCCGCATTCTGAAACATAATGCGCATAAGCGTGTTAAGCAGCCTGTCCATCTCCATCTCTTGGGACAACGTCTGTGCAGACATCATCACCGTGAGATAGTCCATTTGTTTCAGAGCAGGATCCATCCCCCGCCTCGACTGAAGCAGATGACCTACCTTGATTTCCATATCCGCCGTCTTCACAAGTGCCCCCCACTTCAAGTAGGCCATATACGCTTCATTTATATACAGCTTAGCAAGCAAGTGGTTACCCCTCTGAAGCAAATATTGGGCATAGCATTCCGAAATAATCGCGACATCATGGGTAAATCCACGCTCACGAGCAGCCTCGATCGCTAGCTCATAATTACGTCTCGCTTGATGGTCATTACCCTTCAGTCTTGCTAGCTCCGCATTAACGAGACTATGTTTATGACTGTAGTTTTCTGGGCTTCTTGCCGCCATCGCTTTCAGCTTTTTTCGACTGTGACGAATTTTTCGCAAAGCATCTGCCTTGTCTCTCTTATTCCCCGTTGCGTAAATCTCTTTCATCACTAATACCTGATAATAGTAAAAGCTAGAAGGGTCGAGCAGTCCATCCCCCTTTTCATGTTCAAACCGTTCGGTTTGTTCCAGTCCAGCTCGCGCGCTCTCATAGTCACCTAAGATATACCCTGTGATATATTGATGCACACAAATAAGCTGTGTTAAAAATTTCTTCGTTAATTCGTCTGTGTTGGCCAAAAACGAATCGCTCATAATGTCTATTTCCCGAAATGGATCATTGTCTGCACGCGACCCTAACAAGGTAGTAATCATGTGGGCCAATACGACCACTTGCTTCCAATGGACGCTGCTTCTATTTTGCTCAAATACCTCCACATGAGACAATGTTCTAACGTAAATATCCTTAAGGGGGTGACCGAATTGAAACAGCAATGCAGAGTTAATTAATACACTATGATTGGCATACCAAACATCGCTGGATTGTAGTGCTTGCTTTCCCGCATAATCTGTCATTTCTAGTAGAAATCCAGGCTCGTATTTACTCCAGCTGTCATAACACATTGAAAATGAAGCGAATGCTTGTGCATACAACCTCGGGCTGGCTTTCGACACCGTGACACCGAACCGCCCCCATTGATAGGCTTCTTCATATTGCTTGAATTGATAATTCAATAACAATGCATAGCTTGTAAAGGCTTGGGATGCTTCGGTTGTCATTCCATCCTTCATCGTCATTTCTAGCATCGTCAGAATGGATTTCAACCAACCCATTCTTTTTATGGAGAAGCTCGCATTTGCTGTATACACAAAAACAGCCATTGCTACTTTTTTGCGTTCATCTGTCATAGACGCCATCTGCGTAAATGAAGCAATCGAATACTTTTTTAACTTCTTTTGCACTCTTCTTAGTTGCAATAGCAGCTCCAATGTACCTGGATTAAAGTGGAATGGAATCCCTAATAGCGCCAGTGCACGCTCCCCTAGAGACATCACTTCTTCGTGGTTATCTCTATTCATCTCTAGCTGAATCATCATTAAACAGATCTGTGCTTGTTCTAGATCGGTAATCGCCTTCATCAACAGCAAATTAAAACATTCATTCGCCGTAGTAAAGTGTCCGCATAAGAACTCCAACTCGGCTCGTTCTTTATTAACCTCGAAAGTAACCGCATAATTACGACTCCAATAGTCCTCACTTAGTACATCTGTTGCATATCGCAAATAGATTAACGCTTCTTCAAACACAAACGATTCCTTAGCTCTCAGTCCCGCCCATAGGTTCAATCTCGCTACCATAAGCTTATCCTCATCCGTATCAACTTGCTCTAAGGATTGATTTAAGTGAACCAGCACTTCGTAGATTGCATCCTCATTCTCATCGCTCTCGCTTATTCGCTTTGCAAGCAGCAATCCGATCTGACAATGCATGGACCTTTGCTCCTGCTCTTTCAATAACGAATAGGCTGTTTGGCGAATACGTTCATGTTGGAAAATATAACAGATGCGTTCCCCTGGGATCGGTTGCAGAATACGTTCATCTACTGCTCGTAGCACCCACTCGAATAACTGGTCTAGGGGAAGCCCGGTAATCGAAGTAAGGATATGGAGTTCGAATTGTTTGCCTATCAGCGCTGCCCTGCTCAGTACATAAGTCAATTGATCAGGTAATTTATAAAATTTGTCTATTAATGAGTTTGCTAGCGTTTCTGATACTTGTAGCTGCGCAATCTGCTCTGTGCGCCATAACCACATTCTGCTCGAACGATCGAAATAAACGAGCTTACGTTCGACCACTTCCTGCAACAGTTGCTTTAGTAACAACAAATTACCATCTGTCTTGCTAAGCAATGTTGCAATAAGCTGATGTCCTTCATCGGGTAATCCATCCACAAATGGGCTTAGTAATTGCTTTAATGTGGAGTGATCATAGGGGGTAAGACGAATATGCCCAATTGGAAAATTGAGATCGTCCAGCTTTTCCATTAAATGATTTGAACTACGTGACGATTCTCTGTAAGCAACCAAAATAAGTAAGCTCTTTGAGCCTTCTTTTGCCACTAGATCATAGAGATAGTCAAGAGATGCATCATCTGCTCGCTGCAGGTTATCAAAAAAGAGGACGAGAGGGTAATTGTGTCGTAAAAAAACATCAAAAAACCGTTCTATCACAAGATGGAATTGTGTCTGCGCATCTTTTTGAGACAAATTATCCAACTTTGGTTGTTCACCAATAATTAAAGCTAATCGGGGAAAACGCTCGACGAGAAGCTGTCCATATTCCTGAACTACCTCATCGATCCTTTGTTTCCAAGCTTCAACCTGTGGCTGACTCATCGTTAGGAGATGTGCAACTATTCCTTCAAGGATCTGTATCCACATTCCATAAGGACTTGCAGTATGTACAGACTCGTGATCCCCAACAATGAACAAGCCCTGTTGAGGTATCGCATTACGAAGCGTCTCCATAACTAACGTTGTCTTACCCGTTCCCGCTTCTCCGCTTATCCATACGACTTCTTTTGCTCCCTCATTTACTCT is from Candidatus Cohnella colombiensis and encodes:
- a CDS encoding amino acid ABC transporter ATP-binding protein; this encodes MINVTDLTKTFGKHQVLKGITTQVAEGEVVALIGPSGSGKSTFLRCLNLLETPTSGTITIDGVELTHSGTEIAQVRQRIGMVFQHFHLFPHMTVLDNITFAPIEVKGLTIEAAQSKAYQLLDRIGLSDKANSYPSRLSGGQKQRVAIARSLAMEPDIMLFDEPTSALDPEMVKEVLNVIRSLADSGMTMLIVTHEMKFAREAADTIYFMDDGKLIERATPEQFFNNPQSERAARFLEQVL
- a CDS encoding AAA family ATPase, giving the protein MLALPGYRVVEQLGSYEPIRIYRLLRLEDNVSVIAKTTSDVHVDVDMTAVFQSEYDQLRKLNGRGTLEPYRIESGANRPILLLRDPGGNLLDQTLKVHRASLKLEQLLEVAIAIVECVGQIHQEQLILHELNPLHLIVNDELTAVHLIDIQSSTSSSDERPPADRSGRSDSLLPYLSPEQIGRTGRVADHRSDIYSLGVILYEWFARKLPFHSDNALDQVHHHFATTPDPVYVHNPSIPRVVSDIVMKCMEKMPEARYESARGIKSDLEECLIQLRVTGKVQAFPLGNYDMVNHWMKAEGLFGRIEEQQALLQALKRVNEGAKEVVWISGEAGTGKTTLVMETLRNAIPQQGLFIVGDHESVHTASPYGMWIQILEGIVAHLLTMSQPQVEAWKQRIDEVVQEYGQLLVERFPRLALIIGEQPKLDNLSQKDAQTQFHLVIERFFDVFLRHNYPLVLFFDNLQRADDASLDYLYDLVAKEGSKSLLILVAYRESSRSSNHLMEKLDDLNFPIGHIRLTPYDHSTLKQLLSPFVDGLPDEGHQLIATLLSKTDGNLLLLKQLLQEVVERKLVYFDRSSRMWLWRTEQIAQLQVSETLANSLIDKFYKLPDQLTYVLSRAALIGKQFELHILTSITGLPLDQLFEWVLRAVDERILQPIPGERICYIFQHERIRQTAYSLLKEQEQRSMHCQIGLLLAKRISESDENEDAIYEVLVHLNQSLEQVDTDEDKLMVARLNLWAGLRAKESFVFEEALIYLRYATDVLSEDYWSRNYAVTFEVNKERAELEFLCGHFTTANECFNLLLMKAITDLEQAQICLMMIQLEMNRDNHEEVMSLGERALALLGIPFHFNPGTLELLLQLRRVQKKLKKYSIASFTQMASMTDERKKVAMAVFVYTANASFSIKRMGWLKSILTMLEMTMKDGMTTEASQAFTSYALLLNYQFKQYEEAYQWGRFGVTVSKASPRLYAQAFASFSMCYDSWSKYEPGFLLEMTDYAGKQALQSSDVWYANHSVLINSALLFQFGHPLKDIYVRTLSHVEVFEQNRSSVHWKQVVVLAHMITTLLGSRADNDPFREIDIMSDSFLANTDELTKKFLTQLICVHQYITGYILGDYESARAGLEQTERFEHEKGDGLLDPSSFYYYQVLVMKEIYATGNKRDKADALRKIRHSRKKLKAMAARSPENYSHKHSLVNAELARLKGNDHQARRNYELAIEAARERGFTHDVAIISECYAQYLLQRGNHLLAKLYINEAYMAYLKWGALVKTADMEIKVGHLLQSRRGMDPALKQMDYLTVMMSAQTLSQEMEMDRLLNTLMRIMFQNAGAEYGALIMNYDDRWVVEAYGTADQLHIESIPLDKAEHLIPMAIIDYTVRTKDEVVLHDAARNGMFERNAYIKHHELRSVVCLPIMHQNKLICLLYLANNLAPGVFTEERLDVLKLLSSQCAISIANAKLFSDMQILKNSLEDQVVERTHTLEKSMKATSEALAEMTVYAERNRIAQEIHDIVGHTLTSTILQIEAGKRLLHKDMDSAVSRLKEAQDLVRHSLNEIRNSVHMLKEDKYYEIGEALLQLIEDTEHNTGTGIHASLAPISHVSLIHKKVIYHALQEGLTNGIRHGGATQFNVSLQDEGSALHFKLEDNGTGATNLEMGFGLRMMRDRVQQLKGNLHIEADPDNGCTLKIYIPYTA
- a CDS encoding response regulator transcription factor; the protein is MITMIIADDQMLTREGLRTILELEDDFSIVGLAHNGEEACEMTARLRPDLVMMDIQMPIMDGITALKKIKQSYPETFILILSTFLEDNYIIEGIANGASGYLLKDMEADKMITAIRDTVTGQFIMPTAVAARLAMKISQLTADRQPAPISNEHIQLSDREREIADLLMKGHSNREIAAALFISEGTTRNYVSNLYNKLDVFDRVQAVVRLQSLK